From a single Ascaphus truei isolate aAscTru1 unplaced genomic scaffold, aAscTru1.hap1 HAP1_SCAFFOLD_1622, whole genome shotgun sequence genomic region:
- the LOC142476622 gene encoding uncharacterized protein LOC142476622, which translates to MATCCFAMCVPLQTRWRSFRVRRQLDHRQSAVAFIHALWRGCSQRRKYRRHIQDITLLQALCRGYLQRRRYKEMVSEKRRQEALEREEEHKWRHDNSDGMQKAEEEEKGGRRQNEVGQGEAEVMPEENPGESLESKEKLTEYKEMVSEKSRQEALEREEEHKWRHDNSDGVQKAEEEEKGGRRQNEVGQGEAAVMPEEENPGESLESKEKLTEYKEMVSEKSRQEALEREEEHKWRHDNSDGVQKAEEEEKGGRRQNEVGQGEAKVMPEKENPGESLESKEKLTEYKEMVSEKSRQEALEREEEHKWRHDNSDGVQKAEEEEKGGRRQNEVGQGEAAVMPEEENPGESLESKEKLTENKLQRNPSKISEASTIQSSCDLAGGRKNLGNHHFGVHVGDLISETSSVPVVMEMLLEYLEMYGLHTEGIYRKCGAANRMRELKQSLENDPSSVKLDNYPIHVITGILKQWLRELPEPLMTFAQYNEFLRAVELPGKQEQLCAIYKVLGQLPQAHYNTLERLIFHLVKVAVMEDANRMSSNSLAIIFAPCLLRCPANYDLQTTLKEVSKTITCVEMLIKEQMRQYILKIKEIGMMKAAETQALCSLSLLKHNTVECAPKGSPCSNIL; encoded by the exons ATGGCGACCTGCTGCTTTGCCATGTGTGTGCCTCTGCAGACACGCTGGAGGTCGTTCCGTGTAAGACGGCAGCTGGACCACAGGCAGAGTGCCGTGGCGTTTATCCACGCTTTGTGGAGGGGATGCAGCCAGCGACGGAAGTACAGGAGACACATTCAAGATATCACGCTGCTCCAGGCCctgtgcagaggctacttgcagCGACGGAG gtacaaggagatggtgtctgagaagaggagacaggaagcccttgaacgagaagaggagcataaatggagacatgacaactctgatggaatgcagaaggcagaagaagaggagaaaggagggagaaggcagaacgaggtggggcagggggaagcagaggtgatgcccgaggagaatccaggggagagcctagagagcaaggagaagctgacaga gtacaaggagatggtgtctgagaagagcagacaggaagcccttgaacgagaagaggagcataaatggagacatgacaactccgatggagtgcagaaggcagaagaagaggagaaaggagggagaaggcagaatgaggtggggcagggggaagcagcggtgatgcccgaggaggagaatccaggggagagcctagagagcaaggagaagctgacaga gtacaaggagatggtgtctgagaagagcagacaggaagcccttgaacgagaagaggagcataaatggagacatgacaactccgatggagtgcagaaggcagaagaagaggagaaaggagggagaaggcagaacgaggtggggcagggggaagcaaaggtgatgcccgagaaggagaatccaggggagagcctagagagcaaggagaagctgacaga gtacaaggagatggtgtctgagaagagcagacaggaagcccttgaacgagaagaggagcataaatggagacatgacaactccgatggagtgcagaaggcagaagaagaggagaaaggagggagaaggcagaacgaggtggggcagggggaagcagcggtgatgcccgaggaggagaatccaggggagagcctagagagcaaggagaagctgacaga GAACAAACTCCAGAGGAACCCGTCCAAGATCAGCgaagccagcaccatccagagctCCTGCGACTTGGCGGGAGGGAGGAAG AACCTGGGAAACCATCACTTCGGGGTGCACGTGGGGGACCTGATCAGTGAGACGTCCTCGGTGCCCGTTGTCATGGAGATGCTCTTAGAGTACCTGGAGATGTACGGCCTGCACACGGAGGGCATCTACCGGAAGTGTGGGGCAGCCAATCGCATGCGAGAGCTCAAACAGTCCCTGGAGAACG ACCCCAGCTCTGTGAAACTGGATAATTACCCCATCCACGTCATCACTGGCATCCTGAAGCAGTGGTTGCGTGAGCTCCCGGAGCCACTCATGACCTTCGCTCAGTACAACGAGTTCCTACGAGCCGTGG AGCTCCCTGGGAAGCAGGAACAGCTGTGTGCCATCTACAAAGTTCTGGGACAGCTTCCCCAGGCCCATTACAACACTCTGGAGAGGCTGATCTTTCACCTTGTCAA AGTGGCTGTGATGGAAGATGCGAACCGCATGTCCTCAAATTCCTTGGCCATCATCTTCGCGCCCTGCCTCCTGCGCTGTCCAGCCAACTATGACCTACAGACCACCCTGAAGGAGGTTTCCAAAACCATCAC GTGTGTGGAGATGCTGATTAAGGAGCAGATGAGGCAGTACATACTCAAAATTAAGGAGATTGGCATGATGAAAGCAGCAGAGACACAAGCGCTGTGTAGCCTGTCCCTGCTCAAACACAACACG gtggaaTGCGCCCCGAAGGGATCTCCGTGTTCTAATATTCTCTGA